TTGGAGGACATGCCCTCTGGATTTTTGTTGGATTAAACAACTGGGGAATATTGCCAAGGGATTGATTAGAGAAAGAGACTTTATTCCCtcaggttttgattttttggggTCATCATGTTTTGCCCTTATGTCCTGGCTAAAGGGTACTTACTGCAAGTGTTAGATGTCTCTTTCCATggagacatttttcattttagtaattgctttcttcctttacttctttagGTTCCAGGAAAGTTAACTCATTGTTGCCAgtctcgggggggggggtaggtaTTGCATCACAATTTCCCTCCACTGCCCACATCTTTTAGCTTGATCTCTATATTAAAACTTcacaggctggtgagatggctcagcaggtcaaggcaCTTACATTGAAGGCCTGGCATACTACATTTCATCTCTCGAACCCACAAAAATGAAGGAGGTGACCCAGTGTGCCAAGCTTTCCATTGTCTACatcacatgtgccatggcacacatatgtTCCTTCCATGCTATGTAACACACATATccaccataataaaaataaatacaagaactCCCAAAGAAGTCAATTTGAGTTCCATCTTGTTTCTAGCAGGACTTTGTTAGAAATAGTCACCATAGGTTAATTTAGAACAACCTTAGGTAGAGGGGCAGACTCTATATTAGAAAGCAATATACAAATGAAAGTACTGAGACCAAGTAGAAAGTCCTGGAATTTTGGTAAGAGACTCCCGGAAATGAACTTGAAAGATATGATGGGAAAGACTGGCGGCATACACAGACGCTTGAGGTGGAACTGTCGTGACTTGATGCATCCCTCACAACCACTGATATCAAACCTCAGCAACCAGGAACTAGGTATCTCAGGTCACTTTCCATTACCACAACAGAATACGTGAAATGGGTAAATAAAcgaattttattttctcatgatttgTGAGGTCCCAGGTTTCAAGGTCATAGTAGCAGCTTCTGGTGAGAGATTTGTACTGTGTCCTTACATGGTAGAAGGTTGAAGGgcaaataaatgcacagaaatgTGATAAAACAAGAGGCAGTCTTGCTCTATGATGACACAACCTATGAAAACTGACCCAGTATTTGAGAGCAGAACCAGTCTGTTTATGAGGGTGCCCCAGATACTTCCTCCAATGTCACAGTGGGCAGCAACTCATGGATTCTGGGGGATGTACCATAGTACACGGCTAGGGAAAACTCTTCCTTGCAGTTTGTCTTGcactaatttaagaaaaagtgAAGATTTATAGAAAAGTATAAGAGAGGCAAGTAGGAGAGATGCCCCCCAAACTTTTAAGGAACGTGACAGAGTGGCAGTCTCAGGGGACTTAGGAAGAGTCCGAGTTTTCAGTGGTTTTATGATCCTGTCCCACTGGGTCATGATGGCATTTCTGGCTCCATCCCATTTCCCAGGGCCCATTAGGCGGTATTGGTAAGGGGAACATGGTCCAAAATAAACTTCCCAGGCTAGTCTTGGATCTGTGAGGAACAGAAGTGGGATGTTGGGTTTTGAGCCTATGCACTGAGCGATCTCATCCAGGTAGGAAATGATGTTGATTTTGTCTTCACTAGTATCTTTAATCACACCCCTATGGGCAAAAGAGAGAAGCAATATTCATCAACCAAGCCCTGGTCTACATAATTGAGTTATAAGATTTACTCCTCACTCTCCCATTTTGTTATTGCTATATTAGATCAAACTTTATTTTGGGAATGTTTTCTATGAAAAAGAGTGAGCGAGGGGGCGTTTATTTAGCAAATATATTGGCTAGGGCAAATTCgttatagaaagaagaaaagaaagcattcacGAAAAAAGCTTGGGGAGTTTGAGCATGACATGAGGCTTAAGTCATGTCTGTCCAAACAAGATGTTGTCAATGAATGAAAGGATCAGAAAGcattttatagacaaggaaaGGAATAGTCCCAGCTACTGTGGGGGCTGAGGGGGTGAGCATTACTTGTATTCAGGAGCTGAAGCCCAGCctagaaaacatcacaaaaaAATTTATATGCAGACAGCACAGGCCAGGATGAGGCCATCTGGGAGTGAGATTGAATTTTGGTGCTCATCGAGTTTAAGGAGTGTGGAAGATTAGACAAACACATCTTGCGAAGTGAGGAGTAAATGCGTACAGACTGGATTTCCTGTGAAAGGGAGGCAGATAGACAGGGTCCGAGGCATGAGCCACAGGTAGTTGCACACAACTTACTAATGTTTTCCCACAGCGAGCTCTACCCTTCTTCATACCTTTTAATGAGCTGCTCCTTTTTCGTGGCTTCTGCCATCAGTTTCTGGGATGGAGGGATGTTACAGAGCCCTGGGAGCAAGACCAGAAGCAACAGGAAAGACATTAGCTCTTCTTCTTAAGTTCTGCATCCTCTCATTTctggcctctctctgctcccatctTGGAAGTTGGTGTGGAACTATATCACACAGTGAACATCCTGGATGCGAAATCCCATAAACTAGGGACCTTCATTGCCTTGTTCTCAGAGGAGTGTCTGGGGCTTAATGCTCAGCTGTGCCGCCTACACCAGACATCACGTCTGCTCCAGCAGTTGCTGGAGTTCTTCCATACCCACTTCCAcgttcctgcttctccctcttaACAAACCTATATTCCATTGTGTAACACTCCTGTGtggttcttgtgtgtgtgtgtgtgtgcgtgtgttcaagACATTTGTTGTTTAAAGGTTGACATTTAGAGCCCCACTTCTGTAACCCTGCGAGGTCAACTGTGTTAGAGGAGGTAGTTTTCTTATTGGGAAGTCTCCTGTGTGGCCAGTGCTCAGCCTCAGAGGTGCTTTCTCTGGCATGCTGTGAGGACCATCTCTGTTGTAAGGTGATCCAGGAATCTAGGGTAACTAGGAAACTGAGTACTTGTGAGACACTAAAGAGAACCAGCGTCTCATGACCTTAGTTTCTTCAAGGCATGGAATTGTTCTGTGATGTGTTTTCATGCTCTTCCCAGGTGTAGCGGATAGGGGTGAGCTTGCTTCAGATTATCCATTGTTGCTTcagttaaatgtttaaataatccTTTATATGCTCTCtgggaaaaatgtttttttttctttttttttcttttttctttttctttttctgccaccTATGGCTGGTCCTTGTGATTGTATACAGGTTGAACTCTTGAGAACTTTACTCATATGACCTCTCTGtcatttgctctctctctctctctctctctctctctctctctctctctctctctctctttctctctctctctttttcttgttttttgaaacatggtttctctgagtagctttggctgttttgcaactcagtctgtagaccagaacAGCCTGAAACTCTGAcatctgcctaactctgccttcttagttctgggattaaaggcttgtgccattaCCACCAAGCACCTTTCTTAACTCTTAGACTATAACCTTTCTGAGGATTTGATTAGAGCTGGCACGAGACATTAGTCAGCCTTATTTATGGGCTCCATCCTCCCAGGTGTCACCGCTTCTAGAGAGGTGATAAGCCTCCTTCTTAGGACAGTTGCAGACCTTGAACCCTGCCCCTGCTCATCTTAATTTTAGTCTAATCTCATGGACTCTGACCTTTCTCTCTCTAGCAGCCTAGATCCTAGCATCTAAAATCtcattctgggggctggagagatggctcagaggttaagaacactggatgctcttccagaggtcctgagttcaattcacagcaacaacatggtggctcacaaccatctgtaatgagatctggtgccctcttctggtgtgcaggcatacatggaggtagaatgttgtatacacaataaataaataaataaataaatctttataaaatctCATTCTgtccctttggttttttttggaaCTCTAACCTAGCCTACTTTATGTAAGGAACTTTACCCTTAGCTattccctccccccccagctTTCCTTACTGACCTCAGATACTTGTGACCTGGTTATCCACCCTGTCCATCATCCTATTCTGACCAGTCCTGCCTGCCTGGTAAAAACTGGCAACCCTAAGGTATGTTGCATTATCCTCAGAGTAAGGTCTGACACATATCTGTGCTGGGTTTTCTGCCAGGGTTTTGTTATCTTGTCAAAAACGAACAAGACTGTCTACTGAGCTGCCTGTTAAAAGCTCTCTGGTGGACTGTGCAATTACTTACACGGTATGAACCAATCCAGTTGTGTCTTGCCAACTGTatcatttgaataaatattttacagcTCATTGTGCACCAACAACACTAGGTACTAAAGTGTCTTCTGTGGTTTTAATGTTTTTGGATAGTTCTGTGAAATCacttttattgtcttttaaaacaatacaaatttttgataatttaatGAAGGCTTTGATTCCTTTCCTGCAATATAAGGATCTCATAAGCTTGTCTTATCCTCTCCTTCCATTCAAATAGGACTTTTGTAGTCAGGCCTTGTGGTGCAGGCCTGTGATTTGAGTTGCtcaaagtctgaggcaggagaatcacaagtcaAGGCAGCTTGAAAATTTTAGTAAAAGCctgtgtcaataaataaataaataaaagctgagaATGAAGCCCAGTGGTAGATTGTTTGCCGGGCACATGCAAGGCTCTGTGTTCAACTCCAGCACTACAAAACATATTAAACAGAGCCACCTACagagtcaaataaataaataaatacaaattgaatatttattaatttaagagAGCACAGACTGCTTTAAATAtacttgttattttatgtgtatgagagtctGGCTCTATGTATGTGCTGGATCACTTGAAATTGGTCATAAGTTGTCATATAtgtattgggaactgaacctgcatttctttttaatgcttcAACCCAAAGCATGGGTTTTCAATGCAGGTTGGTGTCTATTGCAATTACAGTGTGACATTACttgtgattgtttttgtttattaaggTTGTCTGTTTGGTCCCAATGTGAATGCTGTTTATATTCAAAAACAACACAGCTGGAGTTCTTTAAAATGCTTGCCAACTTAACTGGTGTGGTAAGATGCCAATAGTAAGAGCTACAGTTATTGCCTAGTGAACTTTCAAGGTGCGTCCAGTACTCTgctaattgcttttttaaaaagtacccatttagaaaatccttaaaaaaaatactatatagccgggcgatggtggcgcacgcctttaatcccagcactcgggaggcagaggcaggcggatctctgtgagttcgagaccagcctggtctacagagctagatccaggacaggctccaaagccacagagaaaccctgtctcgaaaaaccaaaaaaaaaaaaaatactatatagaTGAAAGACCTGAGCTCTTAAGAGATCTTTACAAAGCTAATAAGTTTCAGTCTGTGACTGGACCCCACAAGCTGCATCTCCATGACCTTTAGCTTCTTGAAGCAATAACAGACAAGGAGTAATGACCAGGATCAAATTTTTTATAAGCATGTGTGAACAGTTACGAgacaagatagacagacagggaaaatgatgtgggCATGGGATCTGGTTGAAGCCTTGCACCAGATCAGAATCAAGAATTCCCGCACAGCTGattgagaagtcaaggacaatggcactgggttttgatcctactgcatgtactggctttgtgggagactagtctgtttggatgctcaccttactagacctggatggagtgggggaggacctaggacttaccacagggcagggaaccctgactgctctttggacttgagagggagggcgagggggaggggaagagggagggataagggaaggggaggaggggaggaggtggaaatctttaagtaaaaataaataaataaataaataagaattccTGCACAATTAACAATTGCTGTGAAGGTTACTTTTCTGAAAAGCCAGATGTGTGTACCTTACTTTGTTCCCAAGAGCCTTGTTTGATAAACTCCAGGCCTGCTTCATACTGGCTCATCCTGAAGTTCTTTCTGTGGTGAAGCCAAGGATCTTTTGATCCCTACTTGCAGGTCTTTGGGACTGAGAGAACAGCTTAGGCTGCAGGCTGCATCTCTGCTCTACCCCACCTGATAGCCACTCTCTCGAGACCTCGAATTTCATCGCAGGATGTATTATTTCAATGTCATTCTTTGGAAGCAATATAATATTTCGCTTTTAGTGCCAAAAGGCAAGACTGATCTAGAGTAGAATGGAATCTTCAAACATCAGTTAATCTAAAACATTTGATCAGCTCTGTTGTGTAACTTCATTCCATCCACAGAATCAGATAGCTTACCTTCAGTCGGATGGAATGACATAGACACATCACATATAATGTAGCACTCATATATGATTAATTGCTCATTAGTTAGCATCtagtattttatattactttatattacTTTAGCTCATGTCTGTTTGACCAGGTAAATGGCAGGACAGTAACTTTAAGATTCGGTTGATGCATTTGTGTTTAAATAGAGCAAACATACCTTTGAATACTCTTGTAGCCCATCGTGCCTGGAGCTCTGTGCCAGCTAAGATAGACCCCGTAAGGCTGATCAAGCCAATAATGGCTAATGTTGTTCTCTCCAAATTTGGGGGAAAGACTCGCTTGTATAGTAAGATCCTCTTTGTACAAAGGCTTTTGAGAGGTTCttcaaaaaagggaaaagaaaattcgTATCCTGTACAGAAGATCACTGCATCAATGTTGACTTCTGTTGTCCCATCTTCAAAGATGACAGAGGATTCTGAAAAATCCTTGATGCCAGTTTTCATAGTGACTTTCCCACAGAGGATGCAGCTTGGTAGCTCATCATTCACgataaattttaattctttcctttgAACGAGGAGAAACATATTCACTATAGTTACCTACAAGGGACCTTAGCAAATGATTTCTTCAGTCAGTTTTAAATTATCTGCCAAGCCAAGGAAGTGAGTTGACCAGTGTGTAATATGAAGTTGGCAATCTGATAAACAATAACTGTGTTTATAAAACATGCTGTTTCCGTGCTCTTTGTAGAAGGCATGTGGAAAATGACTCTTTCCTAACTCGATTTgccattccatttttaaaaattacacacacacacacacacacacacacacacacacacacacacacaccaaacatgcatagagaaaaagaaagagagagagagagagagagagagagagagagagagagagagaatttgcagGGACTGggttctctctcctgtgtgttctTGGGACTGGACCTGGGTTCTCAGTTTTGACAGCAGTGAACTTTACCCCCAGGCAGTGAACCAGCACTTTCTTTTAACTGGATCCACTGGAATTCACTTCTAGAGCAGTCTTTTGTTtcgttttcttccattttttccttttcctcttaggAGACTGAACGAGGGCCTCACGCATGCCAGGCAAGTggtttaccactgagctatacccatAGCACAGAAACGCTTAAAGTATAAATGTAGAATATACAACTGAAGATTTGATAATCAGCTTGGGGTTCCATATCACCCAGGCCCCCCAAAGTTATATTAGGTCAAGAGGATATCAGTAGGAAACtatttgtgtaaaataaaaactattaacCTATTTACACGAATggctatttttgttattataCAATCACATGAGACACATGGTCTTTATAAAACTGACAGAGGTCACACTGTCATTGGCCACTTACtttccttatattttaaaatagatgttGCTGAAGAATATTTGAGTTAGGCATATATTATAATCACATTTAATGACATCACATGAATTgaaagttctttttcttcccaaTATATAATTCTATAGAGTAATATATCAAGAAATATTATGTCAGGAACTCCCGGTTTCTGGAGTTATTTCAGGAATTCCCACCTCTAACCACAGTCAGAGCAGACATTTATCCTCACACACAGCGAGAGTGAACCATCTGTGGTCACTAATGCTGTGCACACTGCATTTCTGGGTGGAGCACTTTCAAGAAGCCTCAAAGCCAAATCAAATTTCCTTTCAAGttggaaatgaaattttaatccTTACCTTTATTCTCGAAACATTGTGACTTTACTATTGTTGTTACTAAACAGAGAATACGCCTGTTTCAAGAACTGCTGTGGAGCTTTATGGGCCGTGTCCCAGGGAAATAAGCTCATAGCAGGAGGAACTAAGACAGTGCCGTGTAAGACAGTGTAGTTATGGAACATGTAAAGTTCTGGATAATACAGAATGAGGAATGCTGACTTAAAACTCCCCATCAGAAATCCCAATGAGACTCACAATGAGAAGCTCACTCGCTCCAGTTAGAATGGCTattgtttttctgaaaacacGTGGGTGAAGATATGGAAAAAAAGGACTACTCACACTCTTTGTGGGAATGTAGACTCTGCTCCATCCAAAACGGAAAAGAGCCTAGAGAGGTTCCAACACCACCAATaacaaaactaaccaaaaaacaacaaattaaaaaaaaaccaagactaCACAGCATCTGTCTATCTCACTTCTGGGTATAAATCCAAAAGTAATAAAACCATCATTCCAAAGAGATGCCTGCATGGCCTGTTTTAACTGtggcattattcacaatagctaaggtATAGTCAGCCTCAATAATCACCAACAAATGCATGAATAAAAtgacacaccacacatacacacacaccccagggtATTTTCAGCCTAAAGAAAAGTGAACTGTTTCAGCTCAGAAAAGGTGAGAGACTTGAAGAGTATGTTACATAAAGACTTAAAACAAAAAGGGAACTTGTTGCACTTTCATTCCCGTATGTGGAAGCTAAAATCAGAATAGTGGCTACTAGAGGTGGGGAAGACATCAGAGAGAAGAAGGATGCAGGAAAAAAAGGAGGTCAGCTTTGAATAGCAGATGCTCTATGCATGTATGGAACTCTACTGACATGTGAACTTTGTATATATTAGTAAAAATGGTGAAAATGAACCGAAGGTTTCCCATGAAATGAAAACTTAAGTACCCTTTTGCAACGCTTAATCCATAATTCTCATGGTTAAGTTGCTTCTGTGTACGCCAGTTTATAAAACATGAAGGCAGAACGCGTGCAATAAAATTATTACATCTTCTTGTGAGCATCATATTGAAAGGGTAGCCACCACCTGAAGAGCGGCTTAGAACCCAGGCACCACTTCTAGTGCTGAGAAACACctgggaagaagaacaagaaggatAAACACATATCAAACACCTCAAAGTACTTTTTCCTTGATATGTTTCAAATTATATTCTGGTTTTCTAATACAGATGACCATATGACCATAtgttattgttgctattattacCCTAAAACACATCACTTGATTTATATAGTATcttcattatattatttatagaatTATGAAAATAGAGTTGTAATATTTGTAGGTATCAGATGCTTGTCTggctatgtgtgtttgtggtctACATGGGTGCggatatgtgtgagtgtgtatgtacgtatgtgcagagaccagaggtgaGCCTCTGGTGCCATGCATCCGGAGTCATCtacctgtttgcttgcttgtttgttttttgagtcaagaTCTTTCACTTGCACCTGGGGCTCAAATATCAGCTGAGGCTGTctgtccagtgagccccaggaatctgctTCCCCAGAAGTACACACAGGCTGGCTTCTTGTGTGGTCTTGAGGATGCAACTCTGATCCTGATGTTTTTGTGGCAAGCATTTATTTGTGTGACTAGGCTAGCTCTCCAGGCTCTGATCTGGAgactttttttaaacatatgaatAATAGAGAATTAAAAGGTTTAGAAAAGCAATTGTATCCAATTTAAACATAAACCTATTCGTTGAGATCTAATAGTTTTCCTataatacacacatgtgaactaGATCTCTAACTTGTGAGTTGTTCAGTATTTCTAAAATCATCtcacatacttaaaaattaaatattgcttttatattaaaacaaagaacacatcTGATTTCTAGTAGATGAGTTGGAGtttgttgtagtttgaatgtaattggcccccatatgccacagggagtggcactattaggaggcatggccttgttggagtgggtttggccttgttgtaggaagtgtgCAACCTTGAGTGTGGGCGGActttgaagtctcctatgctcaGACTACACTCATTGTGTACACaggccttttctgttttctgtggaccaagatgcagaactcttagctccttctctagcaccatgtctgtcagCATGCTTCCATGTCCCCcatgataataaactaaaccttCGAaactgtaagtcattccaattaagtgttttccttcataagagttgctgggttacctagcttctctggagctgtggattgtagtctggttatcctttggtTTACATCTgttatccacttaggagtgagtacctACCATGTATgtctaggtaacaaggaagatcCTAGAGGGCTGCAttaatctccctgggaagggaaaatagatgagatctcctgggtaaactaaGGGTAGGGGATAgtagaggggagaggatggggataagaacatgagggaatgggataattgagttggggaagggattgaatgggagaaaaatgaaagagatatcttcatagaaggagtcattatggggttgGGAGAAACCCGGCACtaggaaaattctcaggaatccacaggaatgaccccagctaaaaccctaagcagtAGTGTAGAGGATGCTTGTACAGGCCTTCTCTGAGTCTGGATTTTCCCTGGTGgcccagagctagcagaaatggtacgtccaccattttgaaattggaaagaggtggagccaacatccagagtaGGTGCAGTCAAactgtttaccattttaaaagctcttcaagacagtagagaattacagacaatgcaataggacagattcagacataaaagacctctaaatgggtcacaatgttgaataaatgtatggaggcttgaaagaaaaaagataaaaagtatagtgattcataaaataaagttaatgctttaaaaaagtgtaaagtctttaaagagacagagtacagatagtcatagattaaaaaaaaaccagccacgtaaaatggaaaaattcacagagagtctggattatatatattattgtgttttctttaaatttcttgacTGTTAAGGgtctaagtacagaaagacatttcattgtgtggtctgCTAAGCTAatccagcatgtatattataaaggtatagtgtcttcagaatttgggtctaaagatatgatgctttggaaaagaggttcttcttttgttttcacagaagatgacaacatgtggattgcttctagaccaatatgatATGATAAACCATGTCCTCCTGAGAGGTTGCTGTGTGCatcctcaaaaaattattttgcccaactgctgactgagaggaACCTAGCAAACAGGATACACCATNNNNNNNNNNNNNNNNNNNNNNNNNNNNNNNNNNNNNNNNNNNNNNNNNNNNNNNNNNNNNNNNNNNNNNNNNNNNNNNNNNNNNNNNNNNNNNNNNNNNNNNNNNNNNNNNNNNNNNNNNNNNNNNNNNNNNNgagcctgtcctggaactagctctgtagaccaggctggtctcgaactcacagagatccgcctttctctgcctcccgagtgctgggattaaaggcgtgcatttAAAAAGGGAGATGATATAGATGTAATTAATTcacattggtatgaatcttggtttataatgaatttaaggtcaattttgttatatgtttatgtatttctgatcttgattaaggtattgtgattgtgtagttcatttaaaaatgtaatgaataattaggaaatataagttgttaatagataatcattgataatagtcaagcttgtagtcatgttagttagatttttctagatgtgcacagatatatttcagataggtattcttcatatctttcaaagactacagaatatggcttttaaaatgcattaatatcttagggcttttcatgacaacaAGACatatttgctcctggcagcaccaagctgcTTTGAGAAGAAGATGGGccttgaagaggctccttatggagttggttagccatttgggcaagaaactgctcttgcctggtctgttgcataaactggacataaagagacttcagagagaggactgctaaacttgcctaaaggtaagatgatccctcggggttcctgattcatgaaagagtctgagagacattctgcaggatacagaagaaaatgactgaattgtctttaaaatttcctgcttcatgaaaaagtcttctggatactatgggcctgtaggctgaagatgaatgctccaatggtacaaaagaactttgggtgactgtccaggtagttagatatctctgtcatttctagagttttggaagttgcttatttcttgtttacttaggtaatattgtatcctcctggagtctttgatggagttgaagaattgatagatagttatagttttcctttgttatgataaaagataaaatagatctaaatattgtaactgtaattcttacttgatacctgctatatataattatactatgttaaagttaaagccttccttcctttttgtttaaagagaaaaggggaaatggtgtaggatgtgttgctttcattggttgaataaagagactgccttggccttttgatagggcagaaacttagatAGTTGTGGAAGatagaactggatgctgggaggaagggagagtcagagagagccaccatggagtcaccagagtcaggcatgctgaatctttcccagtaagccacgacctcgtggtgacatacagattattagaaatgggttgaatcgagatgtgagagttagccaatatgaggatagaactaatgggccaggcattaatttaattaatacaatttctgtgtggttattttggatatAAGCTAGCTGGGAGGGAGCCGGGCAaccaggatgaaaagcaggcccgcgtCCTCCTACTACAGAGTGGGGCCCAACATGGCACACCCTACTGCTCTTCCTACAATACCTCCCTTATAATCAGATAGGTGACTACCCTAACagtcaccatagagccttcatccagtaactgacggaagcagatgcaaagacccatacccaagcaccaggccaagctctgggagtccagtagaagaaaggaaggagggataaTATGAGCAAGGGTGTCAATATCATGACGGGAAAATCTGCAGAGACTGCTAAAccaagctcatgggaactcaGGAACACTAGAACGACAAATGTGGTGCCTGCATGGGGCTGAACTAGGCCTCCTTATGTGGGAggcagctgtgtagcttggtctgtttgaggggtcCCTGCTCCTAGGACCAGCAtatatccctggtgcatgagctggctttttggagcccattctttatggtgggatgccttgctcagccttgatgtaggCGGAAGGGTCTTAGTACTGTCACAACTTAATGTGTCAGGCTTTGTTAACTGCCCAttggaggccttaccctttgggaggagtggaagtGGGGTGaattgggggtggaggtgggaaggtAAGTAGAAGTAGGTGTGAggggggaactgtggttgatatgtaaaatgaataaaaaaagaaaatagaatcaacATTTCTAGTTTGTGTATGCattaaacatataataaatacatttaaaatattttttaagaagagttgctgtagtcatggtgtctcttcac
The genomic region above belongs to Microtus ochrogaster isolate Prairie Vole_2 chromosome 6 unlocalized genomic scaffold, MicOch1.0 chr6_random_2, whole genome shotgun sequence and contains:
- the LOC101991873 gene encoding dimethylaniline monooxygenase [N-oxide-forming] 4-like; amino-acid sequence: MVKKVAVIGAGVSGLSSIKCCLDEDLEPTCFERSDDFGGLWKFAETSKDGMTRVYKSLVTNVCKEMSSYSDFPYQEDYPNFMEHKKFWEYLREFAEHFDLLKYIQFKTTVRSVTQRPDFSETGQWDVVTETDGKQHSAVFDAVMVCTGQFLSPRLPLESFPGIHKFKGQILHSQEYKIPDAFQDKRIVVVGLGNSGADIAVELSRIAAQVFLSTRSGAWVLSRSSGGGYPFNMMLTRRCNNFIARVLPSCFINWRTQKQLNHENYGLSVAKGKELKFIVNDELPSCILCGKVTMKTGIKDFSESSVIFEDGTTEVNIDAVIFCTGYEFSFPFFEEPLKSLCTKRILLYKRVFPPNLERTTLAIIGLISLTGSILAGTELQARWATRVFKGLCNIPPSQKLMAEATKKEQLIKRGVIKDTSEDKINIISYLDEIAQCIGSKPNIPLLFLTDPRLAWEVYFGPCSPYQYRLMGPGKWDGARNAIMTQWDRIIKPLKTRTLPKSPETATLSRSLKVWGASLLLASLILFYKSSLFLKLVQDKLQGRVFPSRVLWYIPQNP